The following is a genomic window from Citrifermentans bemidjiense Bem.
CCAGGGAATCCGGGCTTAGCCCATGGAGGAGTGTTGATGGTAAAGGCAGTTTCATTCGTCGCTAAATCGGGGACGGGCAAGACCACTTTGCTCGAAAAGGTAATCGTGTCCCTTAAGGCCCGCGGCTACAAGATCGGCGTCATCAAGCACGATGCGCACCGCTTCGACATCGACCACCCCGGCAAGGACAGCCACCGCCTCACCGCGGCAGGCGCCGACACCATGCTGATTTCGTCGCCGGAGAAACTGGCGCTGGTGAAGAAACACCGGGAGGCTCCTGCCATAGAGGAACTGATCGAGACCTATTTCTCCGATGTGGACATCGTCCTTACCGAGGGATTCAAGAAGAGCGGAATGCCGAAGATAGAGGTAAACCGCCAGGAACGGAGCGCTACGCTGCTTTGCCGCGGCGAGGTAACGGACCCGACGCTGATCGCCGTTGCCAGCGACGCTCCGCTGGAACTCGACGTGCCGGTGCTGGGCTTGAACGACCCGGAGGCCGTTGCCGATTTCATCGAGAAGACTTTTCTGCAGTAAAAGTTGCAGTTGGAAGGGGTTGCCGCGCCGCAGCCTAGACCAACGAAGGGCAATAAAAAACCCGGCAAGCCAAAAGGCGCCGGGTTTTTTTATTGCTGGCTCTGAAGT
Proteins encoded in this region:
- the mobB gene encoding molybdopterin-guanine dinucleotide biosynthesis protein B, producing the protein MVKAVSFVAKSGTGKTTLLEKVIVSLKARGYKIGVIKHDAHRFDIDHPGKDSHRLTAAGADTMLISSPEKLALVKKHREAPAIEELIETYFSDVDIVLTEGFKKSGMPKIEVNRQERSATLLCRGEVTDPTLIAVASDAPLELDVPVLGLNDPEAVADFIEKTFLQ